GCCGTCACAGAATCGAGAGGACAGGGCCGGGAAGAGGGTGACTCTGAACCAGTCAGCCTAGCCTCCTGTTGGTACCATAGATATTCttctaaaatatgtatgtatacaaaattgttttatgtgtatgggtgttttgcctacatgtgtgtgtataccatgtcCATTCCTGACCATCATAAATCATCATATTCATAAATTACTCATCACCATCATAAATTATGTAACCCCTCAATCTTACAGATTCTTACTTCTAAAACTCCTGTGGAGGCCTGAAAAGAACTCTGGATTCCCagagactagagttacagaccattgtgagctgccatgtgggtgctgggaaccaaacctgggttcttaGTAAGAGCAGCCAGAACTCTTgactgttaagccatctctccagccctgacttatttatgcttaatttttatatatggggttttgcctgcattatgtctgtgcactgcatgcatgcaatgccttcagaggccagatgaaggcattggatcctctggaactggagttacacagttgtgagctgccacgtggataTTAGAACctaacccagatcctctgcaagagcgccaagtgctcttaaccacagagctatctctccagccccaccttagatgttttttttttgttttgttttgaaacagggtctattCTGTATctctgactgttctggaattcattatgcataccaagctggcctcaaactcatagaggtctgtctccctctgccccctgaatactgggattaaaggcatgtgccaccgtgcttGGCCCATGTTAGATATTCTTAGACACTTGTCAGAACTCGGGTTCATGAACCTCAAAATGCTTTAAGATCCCACAACAAGTATTTGAAACTAGACTGTGACATTCCAGAGACAGATTACTGTGGATCTACAGATTTGGGACCTCTAGAGGCAGGGTTTCCCCTTACATGCTTAGTATCACACTCCCCAAGTCTTGGAGAAAGCTTGCCCTATAACAGGTGCTGGGTTACACATAGGGACCCAGGGAGCACATGAGTACCAGGGTGTATGACTTCATCTGCATCTGTGGGTCCAGACTCTGAGCTTAGAGTGGATGTTCCTGAAGTTAGATTGGGTGGAGGCAAGTCCCCAGCTATCCTTCTGTTCCTTACCTGTCCAGGGCCCACGTAGCTGCAGAGAGCATCCGCATGACAGCCACCTCGAGTGTCCAGCCCACATTCATCAATGGCCACACAGATGCGGCCATCCCCACTCCAGCCTTTGTGGCAAATGCAGCGGTGGGTGCCCAGGTCTCCAGGGACACATTCGGCCTGTGTGGGTCAGGGATGAGTGACTCAGGGGTACAGAGCCATGGGTGGAGGCCAAGGAGCCCCATCCTGTGTCTGGGTCAGTAAAAAggtaaggggaggggagagaggaactAACATTCTCTGAGCAGCCACCACGGTCTGGGTGTGAGCAGGGATTGCTGCGCGTGCAGGAGAAGCCATCCCCTTCAAAACCATCAAGGCAGACACACCTAGAGTAGGGAAAGAGACCCCCCGTGAGCCTGGGTAAGAGGCTGGAGAACGAGCAAACCAACATGTAATTACGACAGGACACAAAGGAAGCCAGAGTCCTCACCTGGCCTCACCCTCCTGACTAACGCAGCGAGCATGTTGGTGGCAGAGCTGGGCCAACCCTCTGGATGCACAGCTTCCCGTGGACTCATTGCAGAAACGCCCCCGGAAGCCAGGGGCACAAGTACCGCTCTGGCACACTCCTCCACTGCCAGGACGGTTGTCACACAGACCATGGACACAGCCACAGTCTATGGGGGGGGGGAAATGAGAACAGAGAAATTGGGCAGCAAGTAGGGCTTGTTGGAAGCCAAGACTGGGTTGCAAAGTAAGGGGCTGGGAATGGAGTGGCTATAATAGACTTGACTTTATGTTATTTGACTCTATATTAGGGTCCCTAAATCATAGATCATTCAAACTCAAAGAGCAGGTAAGTAAACTATGAGGCAggccatttatttgttttgtttttgtttttttgagacagggtttctctatgtagctctggctgtcctagaactcgctctgtagaccaggctggccttgaactcacagatctacctgcctctgcctcctgagtgctggggttaaaggcgtgtgccaccatgctcagctttgaaTTTTCAGTCACATCATTCTAGCTACTCTGTCTCTAATCCCACTATCAGAAAGTCTCCAATGTGTCTTGCTTAAATCTCGCTTGCTTTAGATTAAAGAACAGTTTTCTTCTGGTGAAAAACATCCGTTACTGTTCTCCAACTGGCACTACTCCCTGTGGCCACCATTCCTCTTAGGGCCCTGTTCCTTCTCGGGAGGCCCTCGTCACAGTTTCTACATTAAGagcttctctctctctgggaGGTGGCCCAGGCCACCATCACTCACCCTCCTGGCACCGCTCGCCATGCTTGTTTGGGTTGGAGCAGATATGGCAGGCAATACCCTTGTAgtctggaaagcagaggcaggccccATTGCCCTGGACCCCATCGCTGCACTGGAAGATGGCAAGCATAAAGATCagtcatatgaaaaaacaaaaaacaaaacaaaacaaaacaaaaaaaccaaaagagccgggcggtggtggcgcacgcctttaatcccagcactcgggaggcagagccaggcagatctctgtgagttcgaggccagcctgggctaccaagtgagttccaggaaaaggcgcaaagctacacagagaaaccctgtctcgaaaaaacaaaaaaacaaaaaacaaaaaataaataaataaataaagatcagTCGTGGACATGGTCACTACATCCCCTCCTGCTGTGGATTACGCTCATGGTTAATAAAAACTGATTGGCCGATAGCAGGGCAAGACAAGGTTCGGTGAGATGGCCTGACACAGAatgatgggaggaggaagggtggagtcaggggagcaggatgtgtaaaaaatgaggtaacaagccatgagtcacgtggcaaagtgtaaataagaaatatgggttgttgtttgaatcttagatggtaataaataaaaaaacccagagccaaatatcagggtgaaagctgaaagatcagagaagcagaacaaccagCAACTATCAGAAAGTCTCCAATATGTCTTGCTTAAATCCTGCTTGCTTTAGAGtgcctcagcctaaagagagtgagttcctgtttcctcataccttatatacctttctctgccctgccatattactttcttggattaaaagcgtgtgtgtttccaagcaaaggcatgagatctcaagtgcttggatta
The Peromyscus eremicus unplaced genomic scaffold, PerEre_H2_v1 PerEre#2#unplaced_4270, whole genome shotgun sequence genome window above contains:
- the LOC131902235 gene encoding stabilin-1-like; the protein is MDIFPKECVYTHDPAGLNVLKKGCAHYCNQTITKRGCCKGFFGPDCTQCPGGFSNPCYGKGNCSDGVQGNGACLCFPDYKGIACHICSNPNKHGERCQEDCGCVHGLCDNRPGSGGVCQSGTCAPGFRGRFCNESTGSCASRGLAQLCHQHARCVSQEGEARCVCLDGFEGDGFSCTRSNPCSHPDRGGCSENAECVPGDLGTHRCICHKGWSGDGRICVAIDECGLDTRGGCHADALCSYVGPGQSRCTCKLGFAGDGYQCSPIDPCRVGNGGCHGLATCRAVGGGQRICTCPPHFGGDGFSCYGDILQVYALSLLFLPLRNWRQMPTSPPSRSGSR